In the genome of Phacochoerus africanus isolate WHEZ1 chromosome 10, ROS_Pafr_v1, whole genome shotgun sequence, one region contains:
- the LOC125137493 gene encoding atherin-like gives MPAAAAAAINEPRGRAAPGRGGLRPAPAAEVASAPARPPRARVLSSSCLDPADQGAGARRPLRAAAQDGRLFRSATGARAEGARRASLADRRPTPLGWPGPKRPLLLAEDGRRGAGPVGLLSIRKRGGSGRGGRVGAVEGKGHSHPRRATRGAPVCTCPGPLPLALPVCGGRAPAHPAPAFASLFPPTRGPS, from the exons ATGC CTGCTGCGGCTGCCGCTGCTATCAATGAGCCCCGTGGGCGCGCTGCTCCGGGAAGAGGCGGACTGCGCCCGGCGCCCGCAGCCGAGGTGGCGAGCGCGCCCGCCCGTCCGCCGCGCGCACGCGTGTTGTCCTCGAGCTGCCTGGACCCAGCCGACCAGGGAGCGGGCGCGCGGCGGCCCCTCCGGGCAGCGGCGCAGGACGGGCGCCTCTTCCGCTCCGCCACGGGCGCGCGGGCCGAGGGGGCGCGGCGGGCCTCCCTGGCCGATCGCAGGCCCACGCCGCTCGGCTGGCCGGGACCCAAACGGCCTCTGTTGCTGGctgaggatgggaggaggggcGCGGGCCCGGTCGGATTACTGTCAATACGCAAACGCGGAGGCAgtgggcggggagggagggtAGGTGCCGTAGAGGGCAAGGGGCACTCACATCCCCGGCGCGCCACTCGCGGGGCTCCAGTCTGCACGTGCCCCGGGCCTCTCCCGCTCGCTCTACCAGTCTGCGGAGGGCGCGCGCCCGCGCACCCGGCTCCCGCGTTCGCCTCTTTGTTCCCGCCCACGCGAGGCCCATCTTGA
- the HNRNPDL gene encoding heterogeneous nuclear ribonucleoprotein D-like, with the protein MEVPPRLSQVPPPLFPSAPATLASRSLSHWRPRAPRQLAPLLPSLAPSSARQGARRAQRHVTAQQPSRLAGVAAIKGGRRRRPDLFRRHFKSSSIQRSAAAAAATRTARPHPEADNPAAMEDMNEYSNIEEFAEGSKINASKNQQDDGKMFIGGLSWDTSKKDLTEYLSRFGEVVDCTIKTDPVTGRSRGFGFVLFKDAASVDKVLELKEHKLDGKLIDPKRAKALKGKEPPKKVFVGGLSPDTSEEQIKEYFGAFGEIENIELPMDTKTNERRGFCFITYTDEEPVKKLLESRYHQIGSGKCEIKVAQPKEVYRQQQQQQKGGRGAAAGGRGGTRGRGRGQGQNWNQGFNNYYDQGYGNYNSAYGGDQNYSGYGGYDYTGYNYGNYGYGQGYADYSGQQSTYGKASRGGGNHQNNYQPY; encoded by the exons ATGGAGGTCCCGCCCCGGCTTTCCCAAGTGCCGCCGCCATTGTTCCCCTCCGCTCCCGCTACTTTAGCCTCCCGCAGCCTCTCCCATTGGCGGCCGCGGGCGCCGCGGCAGCTCGCCCCGCTCCTCCCTTCGCTCGCTCCCAGCTCCGCCCGACAGGGGGCGCGCCGGGCCCAGCGCCACGTCACCGCACAGCAGCCCTCGCGATTGGCCGGCGTGGCGGCTATAAAGGGAGGACGCAGGCGGCGCCCGGATCTCTTCCGCCGCCATTTTAAATCCAGTTCCATACAAcgctccgccgccgccgctgccgcgaCTCGGACTGCGCGCCCGCACCCGGAGGCCGACAACCCCGCCGCCATGGAGGACATGAACGAGTACAGCAACATAGAGGAATTCGCAGAGGGGTCCAAGATCAACGCGAGCAAAAATCAGCAGGATGACGG taaaatGTTTATTGGAGGCTTGAGCTGGGATACAAGCAAGAAAGATCTGACTGAATATTTGTCTCGATTTGGGGAAGTCGTAGACTGCACAATTAAAACAGATCCAGTCACTGGAAGATCAAGAGGATTTGGATTTGTGCTTTTCAAAGATGCTGCTAGTGTTGATAAG GTTTTGGAACTGAAAGAACACAAACTGGATGGCAAATTGATAGACCCTAAAAGGGCCAAAGCTTTAAAAGGGAAGGAACCCCCAAAAAAGGTTTTTGTGGGCGGATTGAGCCCAGATACTTCAGAAGAACAAATCAAAGAATACTTTGGAGCCTTTGGAGAG ATTGAAAATATTGAACTTCccatggatacaaaaacaaatgaaagaagaggtttttgttttattacgtACACAGACGAAGAGCCAGTAAAGAAATTGTTAGAAAGCCGATATCATCAAATTGGTTCTGGGAAG TGTGAAATCAAAGTTGCACAACCCAAAGAGGTGTATaggcagcaacagcaacaacagaaaggaggaagaggtgcTGCAGCTGGCGGACGAGGTGGTACGAGGGGTCGTGGACGAG GTCAGGGCCAAAACTGGAACCAAGGATTTAATAACTATTATGATCAAGGATATGGAAATTACAATAGTGCCTATGGTGGTGATCAAAACTATAGTGGCTATGGCGGCTATGATTATACTGGGTATAACTATGGGAACTATGGATATGGACAGGGATATGCAGACTACAGTG gcCAACAGAGCACTTATGGCAAGGCATCTCGAGGGGGTGGCAATCACCAAAATAATTACCAGCCATACTAA